In Palaemon carinicauda isolate YSFRI2023 chromosome 1, ASM3689809v2, whole genome shotgun sequence, the genomic stretch ATTCATAGAGTAATGAATGAATTATTTCCAGATAGTTTACTTATTTCAAaactttcgtattattattattattattattattattattattattattattattattatcattattattattatttttttcattattattattattattattattattattataattatcaccctttttattatcattattattattattattattattattattattattattattattattataaaactcaagacaatggaataaaaagtatatttctttTGCCTAACGCTGATATTTTCTTGACGAGCTAAACAGGAAGTAAATACCATGGTAGACACCGGAAAACGTTCGGATTAATTTGATAAACTTGTTGCttatatttccgtttttttttatttctaacttttaatttttagtttttaatttttcacttttcaGGAAGTATTtgtactgatatttttttctttcaagttctaTATAGgttttttgaaatagaaaaaatgtaCCTTTACATTCCTATCAAAATCAAGGTAAGggtataaaagaatatatttcttttgcCTTCCGAACAGGAAGTAAATACCATGGTAGACACCTGGAAACGCTCAGATTAATACGATAAACTTGTTGCTTATATTTCCTGGTTTTTTATGATTTGTGTGTCTTGAATAACTAGAAAGACAGCCAGAACGAATTTTGCAACTACATCCACAAGCATCTTGAAAGATCACATTATTTCCACAAGATCATTAGTACACTTCACCTCGTAGCGTCAGATCATCTTTTAACAAGACGACAGACTGAATTCCATAGCCGATGAATACCAAAGATTGACCAAATCTTTCCATTTCCTTCGAGAATGGAATCAGAGGGGTCGTTCTACCCGGCAGTGAGTCACTTTCTCGGATCGGCGCCACCAAGTCGACACGCGGCCAAGACTTCGGTGATGTGAGTTTGTTTGGGTCTCCTGAGGAATGACAGCTATGTTCAGTTCCTCCACCCCCCAATCATCATCTGGGTTCTCCCCAAACCCCTAATATACAACCGCTTTACCCAGCTGGATTCTACGTTCAATTGCTAAATCTTCATTTTGGATCGCACCAAACGTAGGGAGGTGGCTGCTCCTAGCTACTACTTGAGACGTAGGTCTCGCATGCTTTAGACAGAGCATCGTGCATAAGTCAACAGTTTTCGCTCATCTCCAGCGTCCAGATGACATTTGCAAGGCCATTGAAGAAGCGGCAACGCTGCAAAGGGCTCCGGGGGCGACCGAGAGCTCATATGAAAAGCGCGCTCCGCCTTCCAGCCGCAGTTTCTAACTAGAGCTCTTCCGAGCGAGTGGTCCAGGAACTTTTTGTCCGACACCAGATTCCCTCCCTCACTTTGCCAGAACGTTTGGACTTAGTGTTTTTATTTCTGTTCAGTTTCCAAGAGACCAAATAAAACCGATTACCCTCAAGATGGTTGTAGCCATGAAGGTCTTAGTGGTGCTGGTCTTGGGCACCGCAGTCAGTGGCTCTGCTATTCCAATTTGGGAGCTTCTAACTAAAGAGGAAAAGGTAAGAATTTGGCATCTCGTTTAAACATTATACCTTGACTGtcattggcaaaaaaaaagaaactgcttTTGACTTTATATCATTAGACATTCATATTTCCAGATTTTTTTAAATTAAGAGATATATTTCGACTTTTAACTTTATATCAGATACTCCAGATTTCATGATTTTTTATTAAGAGATATATTTTGACTCTTGACTTTATATCATCAGACATtcatttttctagattttttttttatattaaaagatttTGACCTTCTAATGCTGTTATTGATAAGAGAAATCTAACTCATTATTTGCCTCATTGCAGATGGGGAGACTAATGTATATCTTCATACACCTTGTTGACCAGTATTGCAAGGACTCGAGTATTCCAGGTGAGTTTcgattaatattattcataaaggTTTAAATTCTTCACTGAACAATCTTGTAGATTAATTTTGTTCATAAAGGTTTAAATTCTTCACTGAACAATCTTGTAGATAAGTATTGTTGTTAAGTTTTAAATTCTTCACTGAAcaatcttttttattaatattgttcatAAAGTTTTAAATTCTTCACTGAACAATCTTATATATTAGTATTGTTCATAAAGTTTTGAATTCTTCACTGAACAATCTTGTAGATTAATATTGTTCATAAAGGTTTAAATTCTTCACTGAACAATCTTGTAGATTAATATTGGTGATAAAGTTTTAAATTCTTCACTGAACAATCTTGTAGATTGATATTGTTCATAAACTTTTCATTCTTCACTGAACAATCTTGTTGTTCTTTTTCCTTACTATATTCAACATCTAAAATAATCTCTTATTAGAATCATATCGTAacatttttccattattttctaaattcttgattgcaaataatGTTTTTATGGCAGTCGGTTTTTCATTTAGgttcattttaaattatatattctagGAGATCATTCATTGAAAAACTAGATATTTTAAAGAGACAATTCAttgaaaaatttaccaaaaataaaaatggGAGTAAATTAGATTCTTCAATTTTGGAAGATTTTATATCAGATATTTTTTGGGGTTTACTTAGAAGGTTTTATGGAATCTAACTAAGGTACAGCAAAAACAGACAGGACTGGTTGAAACgatatagttttctttatttcatacaTGACATGAattactatacatatacacacatacatacatacacacacacacacacacacacacatatatatatatatatatatatatgcacatatatatataaatatatatataatatatatatatatatatatatatatatgtatatatatatatatatatgtgtgtgtgtgtatacaaaactGCATCTATTAGTAAGTGTAAGGAATGTACAAAGACTAAATCGCAATCGTTTAACTTGGGGTACAGATCaagtggaaatgaaaaaaaaaaaacttcagcaagAACGAGATCACCGACAGGAACTGGATTGctggctggtctctctctctctctctctctctctctctctctctctctctctctctctctctctctctctctcgggtttggttgaaggtcatcatcatcatcaagccaACTGATATTTTTCTTGTGTGACAGATGTTGcctaaagtttctttttctttagatTAATTGTTTGAAAAGAGTTTCTTGTTGgagtgtataagagagagagagagagagagagagagagagagagagagagagagagagagagagagagagagagagagatagccataCAAATTATTTCTAGTTACATAAAGGTAGAAGGGTAAATAAATGTAATTGTATCATGAAAAAGCAagatttctatttttcttgttggagagagagagagagagagagagagagagagagagagagagagagagagagagagagagagagagagagaggataatgacAGTGTAATTAAACATCACAAGTCTCACTTTGAGTTTGCAAGTTTATTTTTAGTAAGCAGACTTTCATCCTATTCTATTTACAGTAAGTTCGAAGAGCTTAAATAAACTTGAACTATACATGAATGCtggcagggttaaaagaataccaccGTCTGGTAAAAAAACGTTGGGGAATTCTTAAGAGGGAGTTAAAGGGGGGAGAAGGAAGTCTCTGGAGGGAGAGTAGGAgctcagaaggggggggggggggcggggaagcTGCATAGCTATTTGGCGTCTTTAGAGAATTTAGGTTGGGGATTTTACCATCGACCTTTGCTATTCGACACGAAGGTCTCTCTGGATGATGGGTATTCCCAAGGGTTGAAGAGGAAGAGGGTTGCCAGTTTCTTCTTTATTTCGGAAAGGTTCGTCTCGAATCATTTCTCTTCGTGGGTTTTTCTGTCGTCGACTTACGATCAGAAAGACCTTGTCGGCTCTAACATCTTGGTAATTATCTCCTATTTTCTATTGCCTTATTCGTCTATCTTTGGAGCAGCTTTCTCTCCCTcagctttcttcttttttctctattctttttgTCTATGTCTCGTTCTCTACCGTTGCCATATTGCAGTCTGGATTTATAATCGAGTGGTAGTTGTTCCTTATTCAGGAGGGTCtagaaattccctttttttttttaatggaattattCGCGGTTGCTAAGGGCAGATGGATACCATGTGCAGTTTGGTCTATGGCTAAGCCTCATTGTTTTCTATACATTTAGTAATAGTTCTGGAAAAGTATAAGTTGCTATTTCAATCATTGCTTATACTTACTAGGTTGACATACATAAATGGAAAATATTGCTAAGTCAAGGTCTGACTAGTACCAGAAGTGTAGATGTATACCGGTATCGcatctatcatcatcatcccctacgcctattgacgcaaagggcctcagttagcttTCACCAGTCATCTttgtcttgggcttttaattcaacacttctccattaatcatatcctacttcgcacttcatagtccctagccttgtaggcctggctcttccaactcttctaatgccttgtgtagcctagctgaacgtttgatgacctaacctctcttggggagttcgaagaacatatccaaaccatctccatctacccctcatcatgatctcatcatatGACTAAGCTTAACACAAAACTTGACTATCATGTTTCGTAAAGTACAATCTGACCTAACCAGTTTTCTCTTCTTTCCAGATTGCCAGAAGGTTTTGACCCTGTATGGAATGTCAAACTTGGTGAACGAGGAGGAGAACTCTCTGGACTACATGGACCCCTACCAGAGGGATTCCCGCAGCATCATCTGGACGAGGGTCATGAAGGGTGATTTCAAATTACCTTCTTACAAGACTTTCTACCCTGATAATGGCGTAGCCCCTGTTTCGGCTAACGATGAAGGTTGGTAGTCTTTAAAAGCATTGTTTATAGATGAATAGTTATGATTATTATGTTTATTGGACTAATTATTTACACAGATAAGATTTACATGTGGAATAGAGCTCTCCTTAGTGTGgggaaatatattaataattagaaATTGAGATTAAAGACTGTTTCTCATATTACAATTAGATTAGATTGTTTAAAATACTTGAACGTAAATCAAAATTAAAGATAATTAGCATGTTTCTGTTGCTATAAACTTGAGCATGAGCTTTAATACGTTCTAATAGGGTATTTCAAATTAATTCCAGGATGATTGATATGATATTTAGTTTGTAGTATTCAAGATGCTTATATATTTCCCTCTCCATTTTGCCAGATTATGATTTTAATAGGGTATTTCAAATTAACTCCAAGATTATTGATatgatatttagatattttctcttGAAGATACTTACATATTTCCCTCTCCTCTTCGCCAGATTACGATCTCGCGAACGAAGTCCAAGACAGACCTTACTACCCCAACCAACACAAGACTGTCAACGACCCCCACCCATACGCCGTACGCGTACCAGCTCCCGCCAAAATTGCTGCAATCTACGCCTCCAACACTGGCTCTACCAACAGCCACCCATATGCCGTTCGTGTCGCCCCTGAAGTAACCACACACGGCCCAGGACCCGTGGGCATCAAAGCGAGTGCAGACTTCGAGCCAATGATGACCGAGAGTCGCGTCTCTTCCGCTTTGGTCAGACGCATCTTGCCAGCACCAAATTCTGCAAATTCTCGCTTTTTGGTGCGCTCCAGAAGATCCACAGATGTGTTTCCCGAGAAGGAAATGGAATCTCTTTTGGCGCACGTCCTCAAAAAGTGAAGAGGGCCTTTGAGGACTTCTCCAGTTCACTTGTATACTTCCTTTAGCCTTCCGTCCTTTCTACAGTCATTCGACGTGGAGCCAATGACTGCATAGGAGTTATCACTTGTGATAAGTCTCAAAACTtcgccaccatctctctctctctctctctctctctctctctctctctctctctctctctcgtcaatccACTACTCAAAGTGCTAATGCTTTAAAGAATTAGCCGTAAGACTTCATGCAATTGAATTGCTTCAGTACAGTGTTCCAATTCTATAAGAGGCTTTTAGACTTAATGCTTTTCCATTGTGTATTTAAGATACGTCTTTTGTTGGTGTATATAGAAGTGTACATAGTATTTATGTCTAGTGTCTATCTAGTCAATGACAAGACGGTGGCTCTTTAAATGTAGTGTGTAGTTGTAAGAAGTCCTTTTGATATCCTACGACTTCTCAAGCTACAAATACTAGGGTTGTGgtaccgatgcggtaacgtccctgactggtgattgctagactggggttcgagccccgcttaaacttgttagttcctttgatcgctgcaacctcactatccttgtgagtaaaggatggggggtttgggggagcctatagatctatctgctgagtcatcagcagtcattaacttgccctccttggtcccatcttgggtggagaaggaacatgggtgctgatcatatgtatatatggtgagtctctagggtatttttctacttgatagggcaataccactgtcccttgcctctgccattcatgaacggcctttaaacctttaagcagtgTTTGCAAACAACCCCCCTACAAGGTGCTAAACTATAGAAGTTAGCATTTAGATATCATCAAAACACCTGAATCGAAATACAGTAGCTTGTATTTAAGAAATTTCATAAGATATAATACatgtttttgaaattttcaatCACATAAGATTTCTTCGAATATCTGAGTTTATATGATCTATCTGTATTAAAAGCCAAGTCTTCCTGTACGAGAAGTGGCTCCCAATTCTCGAAGACATGATGATGACAATCACTTAACCACCACTTGTTACAATTTCCTGTACGTGATAATCTCGCGTTCCACGTCATAGCTCATTCAATCATCTCCCACGCCATTGTTGTTATTATCCTTCATGTCATTAATTCATTCATGTTTTGCAATGGAACTCCAATTGGGGATTCTTTGCAGTAGCATTACCATTATCATTTTAACTGTTATTCATGTGAATATtgtacaaaataaaataatttcttgagAACCTGCTTATGTGTTTTTCCTTCTTTACGATTACTTGGTTTTGAAGCTTGTGCTGTAACGCCAAgctaagaataatgatgaaaaacgcagtttcatatatatatatatatatatatatatataatactgtatatagtgtgtttaaaaatataaatatatctaactatgtaaatttatatctatatctatatgtgcacacacacttatttactgtttatatatatatatatatatatatatatatatatatatatatatatatgtacatgtatatacatatatgtatatatatatatatatatatatatatatatatatatatatatatatggtaaatttgctATTCCATTATGGCTGTCAAGATTCCATTAGTTGGAAAAAGTACAATTATAAAATCCATAGATATCTGGTAAAAGAAAAGAGACCTTTATGTCAATCTGATATTACACCAAACAGACGGTTTGCTCTCACTAAACAAAGGATAATCTTCAATTTACATGTTTaaggaatgaaaattaaaagaacaaaAGTACATGGTAACTACAgctaaaataatctttttttacgAATAAAGTTTTGATTTTGAGGTAAGAAATATTCAGGGCAGCTGATCTGGgctaaagcaaagtccttcaataagaaggcaaccgtgcttaccccatacaaaatggaaaaaaacttttataaaagaataaaattcttGTTTTTAGGATCCAAATAATTACTATTTTCATATTTGACTGGACAGGATAAACTACGATGAAGAAAATGCCTTGTAATGCAACTCTTATTTTGTTACTGGTATACTTGAGTGCACATATACACTCGGGTACACCAATTTatatgtttttcttcctcttgttattttgaagattttatatttcatatatgaaaaatttattttaatgttgttactgtttgtgaaATATTTCATTGTTCATTAGGTCTCTTGTAGGttacttatttccttctttcctcgcCTCACTGGGAtactctccttgttggagcccttgggcttatagtatcttgcatttccaaccagggttatagcttagcttgtaacaataataataatgataataataataataataataacaataataataataattataattataatgataataataataataacaataataataataataataatattaataatgataataataataataataataacaatgataataataaacacacgcacacacacacacacacacacacacatatatatatatatatatatatatatatatatatatatatatatatatatatatatatatatttatatatatatatgtatgtatatatacacatctattagCAACGAAAGCTCCTTTTACAAAGatctaataacaataaaaattctaaaagtTAAATCAGTTCATTTATTTAGTTTCCTATGAATAATATCTATCCTCAGATAATTAAAGGTTATTTGATGTAATATAGTTATCCAGTCTAACACTGGATGAAATATTCAAAGGATTTAATCATTCCATCATAATTCTAAGACTTAAAATAATCTAAGTTTGTTTTCATTATATTGGTTAGGGTTTTGGATAATTGAACATGTTGTTTATCCTTCAAACTTTCTCTGTATTACAAAGAAAGATAAATATATGGGTACCCATTGTGATATTATAtagtctcctcctacgcctattgatgcaaagggcccctgttaaatttcaccagtcgtctctagaaTTCATGCGATAATTGATGTTATTTAGAATTAAAAGTATTTGAATTTGGATATTAAATAGCTAGAGATATCtattaatatgataatatattGGAGGTGTATCATTTTCCCAGTTCAGTGACCCTTGACTAATATACACAATGAAAAAAAGGGTAAAACTCAACCTTAGGTTATGATGAAAAAAACGAAGTAATTGAACTGTATACCCTGGCTAAATTATGAACGACAGAcgcccataactctctctctctctctctctctctctctctctctctctctctctctctctctctctctcttctggaagtAGAAGAAGAAGGGGCTCAAATGTCCAGCCGGTTAAACGGTCTCTGCATAAAGGCAGTGTGGACTGCCTCATGCCCATATAAGGCAAGGCCCTCGTAAGAAGGTTCACGAGGaaggaggagtagtagtagtacctgGGCGGCTGGCGCGTTGTGAATCCTCCCCACCCCAACCCACTCCCATCCAGGCTCCAATGCGGTCGGAGGTCCGGCAGTCTGGAGACTACTGGAGTCTTGCTCCGGAACGCAAGGCAATGTGGTCGGATCCATTTCGTCTCCACTGGTATCGCCGGGTCTTGACTGTAGGTGAACTTGTGGTTAATTGGAATTCAGAGTTTCATTGGCTATTCGACCTTCTGGGTTTATCATTCTACTCATATTGATGTTGCTGATTGGAGAGAGGAATTGTCTGCTAGGAATAAAACTTTGTTTATATTTGTTATCTTGTTAGAAAAATATGCTACAGGTATGAACCTGGTCGAAGAGGAAACAAAAACATTGCACATTCAGTCATATACTagcattcatatatatgcacaaacacacacaaaacacaaacatacacacacacacatatatatatacatatatatatatatatatatatatatatatatatatatatatatatatatatatatgtgtgtgtgtgtgtatatatatatatatatatatatatatatatatatatgcatatatacacacacatatatatatatatatatatatatatatatatatatatatatatatatcttataaggtCCAAACTGATGGATGCCCAAAGATTTACATATATTCGTGATAAGCAATCCTTTAAGGCCACTTTTTACTTATACGTTAATATAGTATTTGATTCAATTATGTTGAAAATCTAAAATGTAATTTCGATACTGTGATGGGAGTGGAAGAACACAGGTATATATAGGCCCACAAGTGGTCACATAAGTAGGACAGTTGCATGTGTATATTCAACAGTTTTTGTCTTTAAGGTTGACAATGGCATAATAATATAGTGTACTATTATGATATGATACAATATAATAACAGAATGATAATATAGTTGAAATTAGCTTGTACCTTCAATGGCTTTTTGATGGCAGTTGCTGTGTAGAAGTAAGCGTATATAGGGTATACTTTTATGTGTATGTGCGTTGCTTATTACATGTGCATTACATGCCTCCTCTCCTGAAGCAGTCTTGTGTATGATAGAGGGTGATCTGCGCCTTAGATTCCTACTGTTGGCGGTTCGTTTAACAGGAAATACTCAGGTTTCAGGGGGTCAATAGTGGTCCAATCTTCTTTAGCACAAACGCTGTTAAGATTGAATGCTTTTTGAGTATGACAGATGACAAGGAAAGGCCTCGTATATTGGGGTGTAAAAGGTGGCTTGCGAGCATCGCTGTGCATAAGATGTGTGTTGCGGTATCTAGTTCGTCCGGTATATGCTTCTGTTCTAGGGCTTGGAAGTCTAACAGCTGGGGACAAATCTCCCATAAGGTTACATAGACGTtggagatcatcagaggaggtGACGGACGGAACAATTCAACAAGGACGACCAATGAGTCATCATATACCATTTCAGGCACGAAGACATCTATAGGCTCCTAGAGAGTGATACTTAATCTAAGGAGGACCCAGGGACGTTGTAAAAACCAGCTAGGGTCGTTGTAGAGGGACATCAAAGTTTCTTTCAGGGTACAATAGAAATATtccaccattccgttggctgcaagATTGCAAGTGGTAGTCTGCTCTAAGAAGATGCCAAGAAAAAACccaaatgatgtccacaactgagaggtgaaggtgacacccctgtcggaagtaatgtTCTCTGGGATGCAGAATCTTGCTATTCATCCAGAAA encodes the following:
- the Reg-5 gene encoding uncharacterized protein Reg-5, with protein sequence MVVAMKVLVVLVLGTAVSGSAIPIWELLTKEEKMGRLMYIFIHLVDQYCKDSSIPDCQKVLTLYGMSNLVNEEENSLDYMDPYQRDSRSIIWTRVMKGDFKLPSYKTFYPDNGVAPVSANDEDYDLANEVQDRPYYPNQHKTVNDPHPYAVRVPAPAKIAAIYASNTGSTNSHPYAVRVAPEVTTHGPGPVGIKASADFEPMMTESRVSSALVRRILPAPNSANSRFLVRSRRSTDVFPEKEMESLLAHVLKK